The following coding sequences lie in one Arachis ipaensis cultivar K30076 chromosome B05, Araip1.1, whole genome shotgun sequence genomic window:
- the LOC107643139 gene encoding zinc finger CCCH domain-containing protein 55 isoform X1, protein MASSSYEATNVVLSKIKSIEPENASKIMGYLLMNLEDSELVRLACSPDPVLHNIVIRVKTHLGLTLSSPSSSPSPLNPITRPSTNPFSKSSPRLVASNGFDFARNPSSPSSSAWPLSGIPNNPISPKSSPLLSYENIRSVAVQSPSFSPRVNGDCNPVGGDFVDEQQVDEYFPFLGNEEVLDLGGQNLQSLNNGDAPFHRRSYSASDACFGLEEGGPGIGYKPCLYFARGFCKNGSNCKFVHGALNDSFGAIVGSPSRFEGLEQHEEFLRLKTEHHRRLMASQLVAGTSPSSYDKYIDFLIMQQNDPQRAAATTAYMMGEEFHNFGRGRPERNEFLAMISAEKPNSASRQIYLTFPAESSFKDEDVSEYFSKFGPVQDVRIPYQQKRMFGFVTFVYPETVRLILSKGNPHFICDSRVLVKPYKEKGKIPDKRQQQQQSERGDFSPCLSPRFDSKEPYDFHLGARMLYNPHDILLRRKLEEQAELQQVIDLQERRLKNLQLPDFKNIPIHHHHHQRSHSVGAPSPLSHQLHGQVSTADLSSQNNIKGDLTGYQGGLSYTLSLGTAEGEEEQPQPQKEVGLAFIGGFECSSEKNNANANVEVKNLDNRSVEQALPDSFFASPTKAAGDNVSDFSSLADVNESAALSASTYSHNELEQETTSGEMATSH, encoded by the exons atggctTCGTCTTCCTATGAAGCCACGAATGTGGTTCTCTCGAAAATAAAAAGCATTGAGCCTGAAAATGCCTCCAAAATCATGGGCTATCTTCTGATGAACTTGGAAGACTCTGAATTAGTTCGATTGGCTTGTAGCCCTGACCCTGTTCTTCACAACATAGTTATAAGGGTGAAGACCCATTTGGGTTTGACACTCTCTTCACCTTCTTCTTCGCCTTCTCCTCTTAACCCCATAACAAGACCTTCCACCAACCCCTTTTCCAAGTCCTCTCCCAGATTAGTAGCTTCTAATGGCTTTGACTTTGCGAGGAACCCATCTTCACCCTCTTCTTCTGCTTGGCCACTTTCTGGGATCCCAAATAACCCCATTAGTCCAAAGTCGAGTCCTTTACTATCTTATGAGAATATTAGAAGTGTTGCTGTTCAGTCTCCTTCGTTTTCGCCTCGTGTTAACGGTGATTGCAACCCTGTTGGTGGTGATTTTGTTGATGAGCAGCAGGTAGATGAGTATTTCCCGTTCCTTGGAAATGAGGAAGTGTTGGATCTTGGTGGTCAGAATTTGCAATCACTCAACAACGGGGATGCTCCTTTTCACAGGAGGAGCTACTCTGCTAGTGATGCTTGTTTCGGGTTGGAGGAAGGTGGCCCTGGAATTGGATATAAGCCATGCCTTTACTTTGCAAGGGGTTTCTGCAAAAATGGGAGTAATTGTAAGTTTGTGCATGGTGCTTTGAATGATTCATTTGGTGCCATTGTTGGTTCTCCTAGTAGGTTTGAGGGGTTAGAACAGCACGAGGAGTTCCTGAGGTTGAAGACTGAACATCATCGGAGATTAATGGCTTCACAGCTTGTAGCTGGAACTTCACCATCCTCATATGACAAGTACATTGATTTTCTGATTATGCAGCAAAATGATCCACAGAG AGCAGCTGCCACCACAGCATATATGATGGGTGAAGAATTTCACAACTTTGGCCGAGGCAGGCCAGAAAGGAATGAGTTTCTAGCCATGATTTCAGCCGAAAAACCTAACTCAGCTTCGCGACAGATTTATTTGACATTTCCAGCTGAAAGCTCATTTAAGGATGAAGATGTTTCAGAGTATTTCAG CAAATTTGGACCTGTGCAAGACGTGAGGATTCCCTACCAGCAGAAGCGAATGTTTGGGTTTGTTACCTTTGTCTATCCAGAGACAGTGAGGCTCATATTATCCAAGGGGAACCCTCATTTTATCTGTGATTCACGCGTACTTGTCAAGCCCTACAAGGAGAAGGGGAAAATCCCTGACAA GAGACAGCAGCAACAGCAATCAGAGAGGGGGGACTTTTCACCATGTTTAAGTCCTAGATTTGACTCCAAAGAACCTTATGATTTTCATCTTG GAGCAAGAATGTTATATAATCCGCATGATATCTTGTTGAGAAGAAAACTCGAGGAGCAGGCTGAATTGCAGCAGGTCATTGACCTTCAGGAACGAAGGCTGAAGAATCTGCAGCTTCCAGATTTCAAGAATATTcccattcatcatcatcatcatcagcgcAGTCACTCTGTCGGTGCACCTTCGCCCTTATCCCATCAACTTCATGGACAAGTTAGCACTGCTGATCTTTCTTCTCAAAACAACATTAAAGGAGACCTTACAG GCTACCAGGGCGGACTCAGTTATACCCTTTCTTTAGGCACTGCCGAGGGGGAGGAGGAGCAGCCACAGCCACAGAAAGAAGTGGGCCTGGCTTTCATTGGTGGTTTTGAGTGTAGCAGTGAAAAGAATAATGCAAATGCTAATGTGGAAGTGAAAAATCTTGATAACAG AAGCGTGGAGCAGGCCCTTCCAGATAGTTTCTTTGCTTCACCAACAAAAGCAGCAGGAGATAACGTGTCGGATTTCTCTTCGTTGGCAGATGTCAACGAGAGTGCTGCACTCTCGGCAAGCACATATTCTCATAACGAGTTAGAACAGGAAACCACTTCCGGCGAAATGGCTACTTCTCATTAA
- the LOC107643139 gene encoding zinc finger CCCH domain-containing protein 55 isoform X2 has protein sequence MASSSYEATNVVLSKIKSIEPENASKIMGYLLMNLEDSELVRLACSPDPVLHNIVIRVKTHLGLTLSSPSSSPSPLNPITRPSTNPFSKSSPRLVASNGFDFARNPSSPSSSAWPLSGIPNNPISPKSSPLLSYENIRSVAVQSPSFSPRVNGDCNPVGGDFVDEQQVDEYFPFLGNEEVLDLGGQNLQSLNNGDAPFHRRSYSASDACFGLEEGGPGIGYKPCLYFARGFCKNGSNCKFVHGALNDSFGAIVGSPSRFEGLEQHEEFLRLKTEHHRRLMASQLVAGTSPSSYDKYIDFLIMQQNDPQRAAATTAYMMGEEFHNFGRGRPERNEFLAMISAEKPNSASRQIYLTFPAESSFKDEDVSEYFSKFGPVQDVRIPYQQKRMFGFVTFVYPETVRLILSKGNPHFICDSRVLVKPYKEKGKIPDKRQQQQQSERGDFSPCLSPRFDSKEPYDFHLGARMLYNPHDILLRRKLEEQAELQQVIDLQERRLKNLQLPDFKNIPIHHHHHQRSHSVGAPSPLSHQLHGQVSTADLSSQNNIKGDLTGYQGGLSYTLSLGTAEGEEEQPQPQKEVGLAFIGGFECSSEKNNANANVEVKNLDNSVEQALPDSFFASPTKAAGDNVSDFSSLADVNESAALSASTYSHNELEQETTSGEMATSH, from the exons atggctTCGTCTTCCTATGAAGCCACGAATGTGGTTCTCTCGAAAATAAAAAGCATTGAGCCTGAAAATGCCTCCAAAATCATGGGCTATCTTCTGATGAACTTGGAAGACTCTGAATTAGTTCGATTGGCTTGTAGCCCTGACCCTGTTCTTCACAACATAGTTATAAGGGTGAAGACCCATTTGGGTTTGACACTCTCTTCACCTTCTTCTTCGCCTTCTCCTCTTAACCCCATAACAAGACCTTCCACCAACCCCTTTTCCAAGTCCTCTCCCAGATTAGTAGCTTCTAATGGCTTTGACTTTGCGAGGAACCCATCTTCACCCTCTTCTTCTGCTTGGCCACTTTCTGGGATCCCAAATAACCCCATTAGTCCAAAGTCGAGTCCTTTACTATCTTATGAGAATATTAGAAGTGTTGCTGTTCAGTCTCCTTCGTTTTCGCCTCGTGTTAACGGTGATTGCAACCCTGTTGGTGGTGATTTTGTTGATGAGCAGCAGGTAGATGAGTATTTCCCGTTCCTTGGAAATGAGGAAGTGTTGGATCTTGGTGGTCAGAATTTGCAATCACTCAACAACGGGGATGCTCCTTTTCACAGGAGGAGCTACTCTGCTAGTGATGCTTGTTTCGGGTTGGAGGAAGGTGGCCCTGGAATTGGATATAAGCCATGCCTTTACTTTGCAAGGGGTTTCTGCAAAAATGGGAGTAATTGTAAGTTTGTGCATGGTGCTTTGAATGATTCATTTGGTGCCATTGTTGGTTCTCCTAGTAGGTTTGAGGGGTTAGAACAGCACGAGGAGTTCCTGAGGTTGAAGACTGAACATCATCGGAGATTAATGGCTTCACAGCTTGTAGCTGGAACTTCACCATCCTCATATGACAAGTACATTGATTTTCTGATTATGCAGCAAAATGATCCACAGAG AGCAGCTGCCACCACAGCATATATGATGGGTGAAGAATTTCACAACTTTGGCCGAGGCAGGCCAGAAAGGAATGAGTTTCTAGCCATGATTTCAGCCGAAAAACCTAACTCAGCTTCGCGACAGATTTATTTGACATTTCCAGCTGAAAGCTCATTTAAGGATGAAGATGTTTCAGAGTATTTCAG CAAATTTGGACCTGTGCAAGACGTGAGGATTCCCTACCAGCAGAAGCGAATGTTTGGGTTTGTTACCTTTGTCTATCCAGAGACAGTGAGGCTCATATTATCCAAGGGGAACCCTCATTTTATCTGTGATTCACGCGTACTTGTCAAGCCCTACAAGGAGAAGGGGAAAATCCCTGACAA GAGACAGCAGCAACAGCAATCAGAGAGGGGGGACTTTTCACCATGTTTAAGTCCTAGATTTGACTCCAAAGAACCTTATGATTTTCATCTTG GAGCAAGAATGTTATATAATCCGCATGATATCTTGTTGAGAAGAAAACTCGAGGAGCAGGCTGAATTGCAGCAGGTCATTGACCTTCAGGAACGAAGGCTGAAGAATCTGCAGCTTCCAGATTTCAAGAATATTcccattcatcatcatcatcatcagcgcAGTCACTCTGTCGGTGCACCTTCGCCCTTATCCCATCAACTTCATGGACAAGTTAGCACTGCTGATCTTTCTTCTCAAAACAACATTAAAGGAGACCTTACAG GCTACCAGGGCGGACTCAGTTATACCCTTTCTTTAGGCACTGCCGAGGGGGAGGAGGAGCAGCCACAGCCACAGAAAGAAGTGGGCCTGGCTTTCATTGGTGGTTTTGAGTGTAGCAGTGAAAAGAATAATGCAAATGCTAATGTGGAAGTGAAAAATCTTGATAACAG CGTGGAGCAGGCCCTTCCAGATAGTTTCTTTGCTTCACCAACAAAAGCAGCAGGAGATAACGTGTCGGATTTCTCTTCGTTGGCAGATGTCAACGAGAGTGCTGCACTCTCGGCAAGCACATATTCTCATAACGAGTTAGAACAGGAAACCACTTCCGGCGAAATGGCTACTTCTCATTAA